The genomic region AGGATGCGCTGGACCTTCCCACCAAGGAATTGTTTGCCAAACTGTTCCAGATCGCCCTGTTTGCAGCAATCTTCATCCTTCTGCTGCAGGTGCTCGGGCTTGATCTTACCGCCCTTGCGGTAATCGGTGGTGCCATTGGTGTTGGTATCGGTTTTGGCCTCCAGCAAATTGCCTCGAACTTCATTTCAGGCATCATCCTGCTGATCGAACGCACACTGGTCGTCGGCGACTATATCGAACTGGAAGACGGACGCGCGGGCATTCTCAGCGAGCTCAACATGCGCTCGGCAACACTCGAGACCTATGACGGCAAGGAAATCATGGTGCCCAACGAGAAGTTCATCACCTCCGTTTTCATCAACTGGACCCGTGATGACCCGCGCCAGCGTTACGAGGTCGAATTTACCGTTGCATACGACACCGACATCCGAAAAGTGCCGGGTCTGATCGTCAAGGCGGTATCGAAACATCCCGGCGTGCTGCAGGAGCCTGAAAAGCCCGATTGCGAACTGCGCGGCTTCGGCGACAGTGGGATCGAGTTCGCCCTGGAGTTCTGGATCAAGGGCATTGACGACGGCAAGAACCGCATCTCTGCCGACCTTTTGACCATCATCTGGGAAACGCTGATGGAAAACGATATCCGTATCCCCTATCCCCAGCGCGAGGTCAGAATTTTGGAAGACAAGCCAAAACTTGCCATCCGCCGCAAGGAAACAACGGCCAGGAAGAGCTGACGGCTCGACCCTCTCCAATTTGGCCTGTCAGGCAATTGGCTTGCTGAAAAGCCCGCTGGACCGATTCAGGACTGCTTGTCCGGTGTCTTGGTGCCGGCTGGTTTCTGGCCCGGCGCAAGACAGTTGCCTGGTGGCACGCGGTGATCGGGTCCGAACCAGCCCATGCCGAGCAGGATCAGGAAAAACAGTCCCCCGGCAAAAATCGCCAAAACGGCAAGATTGCCCGCTTGTGCCAGCAGGCCGTCATTTGCCAGACTTAGCGTGCGGTTCTGGTAATCGGCAAGCAGGGCAGCACCGCCCAGAACCAGCGCGCCAAGCATGGCATGAAGCAGATGCAACTGCTGTGACATCGCACGCAGCCGCTTGGCGAACAGGCAATACCAGAAATAGACAATGCTGCATGCTGCGGAAAAAACCAGCAGTCCCATAAACGGCACAACGGCAACCGTCATCCACGCCATGGAACGGTTGACCTGGGCGGCAGCCCAAGAAAGCAGCACCAGGCCAGCACAAAGCAGGATCAAAAACACGGCACCGCGCCTGAATTCGGCGCGGCTTATCGTGCCTTCCGGCACCGTTAGCAGTTCACGCATGGTCGTCTTGTCCGCAGTTGCTGAAAACTCCGGTCTCATATGGAGAGGAAAAGGAGAAAGCGCAACCGGGCGGCCCGGTTGCGCCTGAACTTTGGCCACAAGTGCGGCCTGTTGAGGCTTTGGGCTTAACGCGGCTCCTTGCCGAAAACGCGTACATATTCATCACGCCCGCCCTTGGCCAGCGCCTTGGCTTGCCTGACCCAGTCGTCGCGCTCGATGCGGCCCTTGAAATTAAGGTACCCGTCCACCCAGTCACGCTCGGTCTTGTTCCATTTGGCGACCTGCTCGAACTTGTAGATGCCAAGATTGTTGAGCGTTTTTTCAAGCTTCGGCCCCACACCGGAGATCAGTTTGAGATCATCCGGCCTGGCAGGCTTGCGCATGGCCCTGGGCTTTCCACCGCCAGCGGTTTTGGCG from Salaquimonas pukyongi harbors:
- a CDS encoding mechanosensitive ion channel family protein, which gives rise to MIQGMTMQKYLDPAFWQETGNDILNQLIAWFTSPQFYAQVAAILLCVAAAWFLARMLNQRVSWFSTTPEKDVRFYRIRQYVHALSDLLFALLCYVFLGFAVDIVTAAVGVGWLVKLAQGLAVIFLLYTAINRFITHPMLRTAMLYIGIPVATLQVFEYLDETTAFLDSISMEAGNIRISLYFLIKAAIAGGFFFWLGTISNRTGQNAIRSQDALDLPTKELFAKLFQIALFAAIFILLLQVLGLDLTALAVIGGAIGVGIGFGLQQIASNFISGIILLIERTLVVGDYIELEDGRAGILSELNMRSATLETYDGKEIMVPNEKFITSVFINWTRDDPRQRYEVEFTVAYDTDIRKVPGLIVKAVSKHPGVLQEPEKPDCELRGFGDSGIEFALEFWIKGIDDGKNRISADLLTIIWETLMENDIRIPYPQREVRILEDKPKLAIRRKETTARKS